In Methanosphaera sp. ISO3-F5, a genomic segment contains:
- a CDS encoding DUF116 domain-containing protein: MVVILLIILLILVSITLILGFYLIRRNKLIFPNLLLFTLNLTYPTIKRLLQLLHLNDLIIDQIGIDLRNNVNRKKFSELNATDVIMVLPHCLRATNCPAVLGEQGIECVCCGKCSIGTIKNISDKKGLDVYIVPGSTFIKNVVKKRPFKGVIGVACPVDLNLAMTSLNSFNPQGVYLLKDGCINTLVDVDEVIELVNQTQPTTNYKKEDYV, from the coding sequence TTGGTAGTTATTTTACTAATTATTTTACTAATACTAGTCAGTATAACATTAATTCTTGGTTTTTACCTTATTCGTAGAAATAAATTAATATTTCCAAACTTATTACTGTTTACTCTTAATTTAACATATCCTACTATTAAAAGATTGCTTCAATTATTACATTTGAATGATTTGATTATTGATCAGATAGGTATTGATCTTAGAAATAATGTTAATAGGAAAAAATTCAGTGAGCTGAATGCTACTGATGTGATTATGGTTTTACCTCATTGTCTTAGGGCTACTAATTGTCCTGCTGTACTTGGTGAACAGGGTATTGAATGTGTTTGTTGTGGCAAATGTTCTATTGGTACTATTAAGAATATTAGTGATAAGAAGGGTCTTGATGTTTATATTGTTCCGGGTTCAACTTTTATTAAAAATGTTGTTAAGAAAAGGCCTTTTAAGGGAGTTATTGGTGTTGCCTGTCCTGTTGATTTAAATCTTGCAATGACTTCTCTGAATTCTTTTAATCCTCAGGGAGTTTATCTTTTAAAGGATGGTTGTATTAATACATTGGTTGATGTAGATGAAGTTATTGAATTAGTTAATCAAACACAACCTACCACAAATTATAAAAAGGAAGATTATGTTTAA
- a CDS encoding DUF367 family protein → MTKIVIYHSRECDPKRCTSIKLQKQNKVSITHNMRKIPYNAIILDAEATKAVSMEDKDKITKYGLSALDCSWKKLKNSSFNFKSKKNHRLLPFLVAANPVNYGKPCILSSAEALSAALYIVGYKDEAHDLMNSFKWGPHFISLNENLLEAYSEAKNSTEIVKVQNEFLGGN, encoded by the coding sequence ATGACTAAAATTGTAATTTATCATTCAAGAGAATGTGATCCTAAAAGATGCACATCCATAAAACTTCAAAAGCAGAACAAGGTATCCATTACACATAACATGCGTAAAATACCTTACAATGCAATAATATTAGATGCTGAAGCAACAAAAGCAGTATCTATGGAAGATAAAGATAAAATTACAAAATATGGACTGTCAGCATTGGACTGTTCCTGGAAGAAATTAAAAAACTCATCATTTAATTTCAAATCCAAGAAAAATCACAGGTTACTTCCATTCTTAGTAGCAGCAAACCCTGTTAACTATGGAAAACCATGTATACTTTCAAGTGCTGAAGCATTAAGTGCTGCATTATATATTGTAGGTTATAAGGATGAAGCTCATGATTTAATGAATTCATTTAAATGGGGTCCACATTTCATTTCACTTAATGAAAACTTATTAGAAGCCTATAGTGAGGCAAAAAACAGTACTGAAATTGTAAAGGTACAAAATGAATTCTTAGGAGGAAACTAA
- a CDS encoding NAD(P)H-dependent oxidoreductase, whose product MKKRVHIIYCHPSTKSTTYLIKEEYIKGLKSADIEYTITDLYASKFNPDISEEEYLRENNNIPHKLSEDVLYEQELINNSDILTFIFPLFWMDAPAKLVGYFSRIFTKGFKYGVNEYDEGRMKQVSQTNFLITTGSSFDDLKRDGKISALKTIFVDDRLAGKSLKNRMYFFSETSYEKEKRLHNKQRYAKKARSIGRKTV is encoded by the coding sequence ATGAAAAAAAGAGTTCATATAATATACTGTCATCCAAGTACAAAGTCAACAACCTACCTAATAAAAGAGGAGTATATTAAAGGATTAAAGAGTGCCGATATAGAGTATACAATAACTGACTTATATGCATCTAAATTTAATCCGGACATATCGGAGGAGGAATATCTTCGAGAAAACAACAATATTCCACATAAATTATCAGAGGATGTTCTGTATGAACAGGAATTAATAAACAATTCGGATATTCTTACATTCATATTCCCATTATTCTGGATGGATGCACCTGCAAAACTTGTAGGATATTTCTCCAGGATTTTTACAAAAGGCTTCAAATATGGTGTAAATGAATATGATGAAGGAAGAATGAAACAGGTAAGTCAAACAAATTTTCTGATAACTACGGGCAGCAGTTTTGATGATTTAAAACGGGACGGAAAAATAAGTGCTCTGAAAACAATATTTGTGGATGATAGGCTTGCTGGTAAATCATTAAAAAATAGGATGTACTTCTTCTCAGAGACATCATATGAGAAAGAAAAAAGGTTACATAATAAGCAAAGATACGCAAAAAAAGCTAGAAGTATTGGAAGAAAAACTGTTTAA
- a CDS encoding 50S ribosomal protein L40e gives MAKFEEAENRMFNIKICLKCNARNPATAKSCRKCGYTGLRFKAKEPRG, from the coding sequence ATGGCAAAATTTGAAGAAGCTGAAAACAGAATGTTCAACATTAAAATTTGTTTAAAATGTAACGCAAGAAACCCAGCTACTGCAAAATCCTGTAGGAAATGTGGTTACACTGGTTTAAGATTCAAAGCAAAAGAACCAAGAGGATAG